The following proteins come from a genomic window of Streptomyces sp. NBC_00539:
- a CDS encoding response regulator transcription factor → MTAAPVRVLLADDQPLVRSGLRVIMADQPDLEVVGEAATGAEAVQLVGDVHPDVVVMDIRMPGMDGIEATRLITAGPAAARVLILTTFDEDDHVYGALRAGASGFMVKDMALDDILTAIRVVAAGDALIAPGVTRRLIAEFAGRPEAPPARSPRQLEGITEREREVLTLVGRGRSNTEIAEDLFITVATAKSHVSRLLTKLGARDRVQLVITAYERGLVTLPG, encoded by the coding sequence ATGACGGCCGCTCCCGTACGCGTCCTGCTGGCCGACGACCAGCCCCTGGTGCGGTCCGGCCTGCGCGTGATCATGGCTGACCAACCCGACCTGGAGGTCGTGGGCGAAGCGGCCACCGGCGCCGAGGCGGTCCAACTGGTCGGGGACGTACACCCCGACGTCGTGGTGATGGACATCCGGATGCCCGGCATGGACGGGATCGAGGCCACTCGACTCATCACCGCCGGTCCGGCGGCCGCCCGCGTCCTCATCCTGACCACCTTCGACGAGGACGACCACGTCTACGGCGCGCTCCGCGCCGGAGCGAGCGGCTTCATGGTCAAGGACATGGCGCTCGACGACATCCTCACGGCGATCCGCGTGGTCGCCGCCGGCGACGCGCTGATCGCCCCGGGTGTCACGCGCCGCCTGATCGCCGAGTTCGCCGGGCGCCCCGAAGCACCTCCGGCACGCTCTCCGCGGCAGCTCGAGGGCATCACGGAGCGGGAACGGGAAGTCCTCACCCTGGTCGGGCGGGGCCGGTCGAACACGGAGATCGCGGAGGACCTCTTCATCACGGTGGCCACCGCCAAGTCCCACGTGTCGCGCCTGCTCACCAAATTGGGTGCCCGGGACCGGGTCCAGCTCGTGATCACCGCCTATGAGAGGGGACTCGTCACGCTGCCCGGCTGA